A region from the Drosophila mauritiana strain mau12 chromosome 2L, ASM438214v1, whole genome shotgun sequence genome encodes:
- the LOC117135128 gene encoding myosin heavy chain, muscle isoform X3: MPKPVANQEDEDPTPYLFVSLEQRRIDQSKPYDSKKSCWIPDEKEGYLLGEIKATKGDIVSVGLQGGETRDLKKDLLQQVNPPKYEKAEDMSNLTYLNDASVLHNLRQRYYNKLIYTYSGLFCVAINPYKRYPVYTNRCAKMYRGKRRNEVPPHIFAISDGAYVDMLTNHVNQSMLITGESGAGKTENTKKVIAYFATVGASKKTDEAAKSKGSLEDQVVQTNPVLEAFGNAKTVRNDNSSRFGKFIRIHFGPTGKLAGADIETYLLEKARVISQQSLERSYHIFYQIMSGSVAGVKDMCFLSDNIYDYFNVSQGKVTVPNMDDGEEFQLADQAFDILGFTKQEKEDVYRITAAVMHMGGMKFKQRGREEQAEQDGEEEGGRVSKLFGCDTAELYKNLLKPRIKVGNEFVTQGRNVQQVTNSIGALCKGVFDRLFKWLVKKCNETLDTQQKRQHFIGVLDIAGFEIFEYNGFEQLCINFTNEKLQQFFNHHMFVLEQEEYKREGIDWAFIDFGMDLLACIDLIEKPMGILSILEEESMFPKATDQTFSEKLTNTHLGKSAPFQKPKPPKPGQQAAHFAIAHYAGCVSYNITGWLEKNKDPLNDTVVDQFKKSQNKLLIEIFADHAGQSGGGEQAKGGRGKKGGGFATVSSAYKEQLNSLMTTLRSTQPHFVRCIIPNEMKQPGVVDAHLVMHQLTCNGVLEGIRICRKGFPNRMMYPDFKMRYQILNPKGIKGIEDPKKCTKVLIESTELNDDQYRLGNTKVFFRAGVLGQMEEFRDERLGKIMSWMQAWARGYLSRKGFKKLQEQRVALKVVQRNLRKYLQLRTWPWYKLWQKVKPLLNVSRIEDEIARLEEKAKKAEELHAAEVKVRKELEALNAKLLAEKTALLDSLSGEKGALQDYQERNAKLTAQKNDLENQLRDIQERLTQEEDARNQLFQQKKKADQEISGLKKDIEDLELNVQKAEQDKATKDHQIRNLNDEIAHQDELINKLNKEKKMQGETNQKTGEELQAAEDKINHLNKVKAKLEQTLDELEDSLEREKKVRGDVEKSKRKVEGDLKLTQEAVADLERNKKELEQTIQRKDKELSSITAKLEDEQVVVLKHQRQIKELQARIEELEEEVEAERQARAKAEKQRADLARELEELGERLEEAGGATSAQIELNKKREAELSKLRRDLEEANIQHESTLANLRKKHNDAVAEMAEQVDQLNKLKAKAEKEKNEYYGQLNDLRAGVDHITNEKAAQEKIAKQLQHTLNEVQSKLDETNRTLNDFDASKKKLSIENSDLLRQLEEAESQVSQLSKIKISLTTQLEDTKRLADEESRERATLLGKFRNLEHDLDNLREQVEEEAEGKADLQRQLSKANAEAQVWRSKYESDGVARSEELEEAKRKLQARLAEAEETIESLNQKCIGLEKTKQRLSTEVEDLQLEVDRANAIANAAEKKQKAFDKIIGEWKLKVDDLAAELDASQKECRNYSTELFRLKGAYEEGQEQLEAVRRENKNLADEVKDLLDQIGEGGRNIHEIEKARKRLEAEKDELQAALEEAEAALEQEENKVLRAQLELSQVRQEIDRRIQEKEEEFENTRKNHQRALDSMQASLEAEAKGKAEALRMKKKLEADINELEIALDHANKANAEAQKNIKRYQQQLKDIQTALEEEQRARDDAREQLGISERRANALQNELEESRTLLEQADRGRRQAEQELADAHEQLNEVSAQNASISAAKRKLESELQTLHSDLDELLNEAKNSEEKAKKAMVDAARLADELRAEQDHAQTQEKLRKALEQQIKELQVRLDEAEANALKGGKKAIQKLEQRVRELENELDGEQRRHADAQKNLRKSERRVKELSFQSEEDRKNHERMQDLVDKLQQKIKTYKRQIEEAEEIAALNLAKFRKAQQELEEAEERADLAEQAISKFRAKGRAGSVGRGASPAPRATSVRPQFDGLAFPPRFDLAPENEF; encoded by the exons ATGCCGAAGCCAGTCGCAAATCAGGAGGATGAGGATCCCACCCCATACCTGTTCGTGTCTTTGGAGCAAAGGCGTATCGATCAATCGAAACCCTATGACTCGAAGAAGTCTTGCTGGATCCCCGATGAGAAGGAGGGTTATCTCCTTGGTGAGATCAAGGCCACCAAGGGCGATATCGTCTCCGTTGGTCTGCAGGGTGGAGAG ACACGAGACTTAAAGAAAGATCTGCTCCAGCAAGTGAACCCCCCGAAATACGAAAAAGCCGAGGATATGTCCAACTTGACATACCTTAACGATGCCTCTGTGCTCCATAACTTGAGACAGAGATACTACAACAAGCTGATCTAC ACCTACTCCGGTCTTTTCTGCGTTGCCATCAATCCTTACAAGCGCTACCCCGTGTATACCAACCGTTGCGCTAAGATGTACCGTGGCAAGCGCCGTAATGAGGTGCCACCCCATATTTTCGCCATCTCTGACGGTGCCTACGTCGACATGTTGACCAACCACGTGAATCAATCTATGTTGATCACCGGTGAGTCTGGTGCCGGAAAGACTGAGAACACCAAGAAGGTCATTGCGTACTTCGCCACTGTTGGTGCCTCCAAGAAGACCGATGAGGCCGCCAAGAGCAAGGGCTCCCTGGAAGATCAGGTTGTGCAGACCAACCCTGTGCTTGAGGCCTTCGGTAACGCCAAGACCGTGCGTAACGATAACTCCTCTCGTTTC GGTAAATTCATCCGTATCCACTTCGGACCCACTGGTAAACTGGCTGGTGCTGATATTGAGACCT ATCTGCTGGAGAAGGCCCGTGTCATCTCCCAGCAGTCCCTGGAGCGTTCTTACCACATCTTCTACCAGATCATGTCTGGCTCCGTTGCCGGTGTTAAAG ACATGTGCTTCCTCTCCGATAACATTTACGACTACTTTAACGTATCCCAGGGTAAAGTAACTGTACCCAACATGGATGACGGTGAGGAATTCCAGCTTGCAGAT CAAGCCTTCGACATCTTGGGCTTCACCAAGCAGGAGAAGGAGGATGTGTACAGGATCACCGCCGCTGTCATGCACATGGGTGGCATGAAGTTCAAGCAACGTGGTCGCGAGGAGCAGGCTGAGCAGGACGGCGAGGAGGAGGGTGGCCGTGTGTCGAAGCTGTTCGGTTGCGATACCGCCGAGCTGTACAAGAACTTGCTGAAGCCCCGCATCAAGGTCGGCAACGAGTTCGTCACCCAGGGCCGTAACGTCCAGCAGGTCACCAACTCGATCGGTGCCCTCTGCAAGGGTGTGTTCGATCGTCTGTTCAAGTGGCTGGTGAAGAAGTGTAACGAGACTCTGGACACCCAGCAGAAGCGTCAGCACTTCATTGGTGTACTGGATATTGCTGGTTTTGAGATCTTCGAG TACAACGGTTTCGAGCAACTGTGTATTAACTTCACCAACGAGAAGTTGCAACAATTCTTCAACCATCACATGTTCGTTTTGGAGCAAGAAGAATACAAGAGGGAAGGCATTGACTGGGCCTTCATCGATTTCGGTATGGACTTGTTGGCCTGTATCGATCTGATTGAAAAG CCCATGGGTATCTTGTCCATCCTGGAGGAAGAGTCTATGTTCCCCAAGGCCACCGATCAGACCTTCTCGGAGAAGCTGACCAACACCCATTTGGGCAAGTCGGCTCCATTCCAGAAGCCCAAGCCTCCAAAGCCCGGTCAGCAGGCTGCCCACTTCGCCATTGCCCATTATGCTGGTTGCGTGTCCTACAACATCACCGGTTGGTTGGAGAAGAACAAGGATCCTCTGAACGACACCGTTGTCGACCAGTTCAAGAAGTCGCAGAACAAGCTGCTGATCGAAATCTTCGCCGATCACGCCGGCCAGTCGGGTGGCGGTGAACAGGCCAAGGGAGGTCGTGGCAAGAAGGGCGGTGGCTTCGCTACCGTCTCGTCGGCCTACAAGGAGCAGTTGAACAGCTTGATGACCACTCTGCGTTCGACCCAGCCTCACTTCGTCCGTTGCATCATTCCCAACGAAATGAAGCAGCCTGGCGTGGTTGATGCCCACTTGGTCATGCACCAGCTGACCTGTAACGGTGTGCTTGAAGGTATCCGTATTTGCCGTAAGGGTTTCCCCAACAGGATGATGTACCCCGACTTCAAGATGCG CTACCAAATCCTGAACCCCAAGGGTATCAAGGGTATTGAGGATCCCAAGAAATGCACGAAGGTTCTGATCGAGTCGACCGAACTGAACGATGATCAGTACCGTTTGGGTAACACAAAG GTGTTCTTCCGCGCCGGTGTCCTGGGTCAGATGGAGGAGTTCCGTGATGAGCGTCTGGGCAAGATCATGTCCTGGATGCAGGCCTGGGCCCGTGGTTACCTGTCCCGTAAGGGCTTCAAGAAGCTCCAGGAACAGCGCGTCGCCCTCAAGGTTGTCCAGCGCAATCTGCGCAAGTACCTGCAGCTCCGTACCTGGCCCTGGTACAAACTGTGGCAGAAGGTCAAGCCCCTCCTCAACGTCAGCCGCATCGAGGATGAGATTGCC CGTCTGGAGGAGAAGGCCAAGAAGGCTGAGGAACTGCATGCCGCTGAAGTGAAAGTGCGCAAGGAGCTGGAGGCCCTCAACGCCAAGCTGTTGGCTGAAAAGACCGCTCTGCTGGACTCCCTGTCCGGCGAGAAGGGTGCCCTGCAGGACTACCAGGAGCGCAACGCCAAGTTGACCGCCCAGAAGAACGACCTCGAGAACCAGCTGCGC GATATCCAAGAGCGCCTGACTCAGGAGGAGGATGCCCGCAACCAGCTGTTCCAGCAGAAGAAGAAGGCCGACCAGGAGATCTCTGGCCTGAAGAAGGACATCGAGGATCTGGAATTGAACGTCCAGAAGGCCGAGCAGGACAAGGCCACCAAGGATCACCAGATCCGCAACTTGAACGACGAGATCGCCCACCAGGATGAGCTCATCAACAAGTTGAACAAGGAGAAGAAGATGCAGGGCGAGACCAACCAGAAGACCGGTGAGGAGCTCCAGGCTGCCGAGGACAAGATCAACCACTTGAACAAGGTTAAGGCCAAGCTCGAGCAGACCCTCGATGAACTGGAGGATTCGCTGGAGCGCGAGAAGAAGGTGCGCGGCGATGTTGAGAAGTCCAAGCGCAAGGTTGAGGGCGACCTCAAGCTCACCCAGGAGGCTGTTGCCGATCTGGAGCGCAACAAGAAGGAGCTCGAGCAGACCATCCAGCGCAAGGACAAGGAGCTGTCCTCCATCACCGCCAAGCTCGAGGACGAGCAGGTCGTTGTTCTGAAGCACCAGCGCCAGATCAAGGAACTGCAGGCCCGCATCGAGGAGCTCGAGGAAGAGGTCGAGGCTGAGCGCCAGGCCCGCGCCAAGGCTGAGAAGCAGCGCGCCGATCTGGCCCGCGAACTCGAGGAATTGGGCGAGCGTCTGGAGGAGGCTGGCGGTGCCACCTCTGCCCAGATTGAGCTCAACAAGAAGCGTGAGGCTGAGTTGAGCAAACTGCGTCGCGATCTTGAGGAGGCCAACATCCAGCACGAGTCCACCCTGGCTAACCTGCGCAAGAAGCACAACGATGCCGTCGCCGAGATGGCCGAGCAGGTTGACCAGCTCAACAAGCTGAAGGCTAA GGCTGAGAAGGAGAAGAACGAGTACTACGGCCAGTTGAACGATCTGCGCGCCGGTGTCGACCACATTACCAACGAGAAG GCTGCCCAGGAGAAGATCGCCAAGCAGCTGCAGCACACCCTCAACGAGGTGCAGTCGAAACTGGATGAGACCAACAGGACTCTGAACGACTTCGATGCCAGCAAGAAGAAGCTGTCCATTGAGAACTCCGATCTGCTCCGCCAGCTGGAGGAGGCCGAGTCCCAGGTGTCTCAGCTGTCCAAGATCAAGATCTCTCTGACCACCCAGTTGGAGGACACCAAGCGTCTGGCCGACGAGGAGTCGCGCGAGCGTGCCACCCTTTTGGGCAAGTTCCGCAACTTGGAGCACGACCTGGACAATCTGCGCGAGCAGGTTGAGGAGGAGGCTGAGGGCAAGGCCGATCTGCAGCGCCAGCTGAGCAAGGCCAACGCTGAGGCCCAGGTGTGGCGCAGCAAGTACGAGTCCGATGGCGTTGCCCGCTctgaggagctggaggaggcCAAGAGGAAGCTGCAGGCCCGTTTGGCCGAGGCCGAGGAGACCATCGAGTCCCTCAACCAGAAGTGCATTGGCCTGGAGAAGACCAAGCAGCGTCTTTCCACCGAGGTGGAGGATCTGCAGCTGGAGGTCGACCGTGCCAACGCCATTGCCAACGCTGCCGAGAAGAAGCAGAAGGCCTTCGACAAGATCATCGGCGAGTGGAAACTCAAGGTCGACGATCtggctgctgagctggatgCCTCCCAGAAGGAGTGCCGCAACTACTCCACCGAGCTGTTCCGTCTTAAGGGCGCCTACGAGGAGGGCCAGGAGCAGTTGGAGGCTGTGCGTCGTGAGAACAAGAACCTGGCTGATGAGGTCAAGGATCTGCTCGACCAGATCGGTGAGGGTGGCCGCAACATCCATGAGATCGAGAAGGCCCGCAAGCGCCTGGAAGCCGAGAAGGACGAGCTCCAGGCTGCCCTCGAGGAGGCTGAGGCCGCTCTTGAGCAGGAGGAGAACAAGGTGCTCCGCGCTCAGCTTGAGCTGTCCCAGGTGCGCCAGGAGATCGACCGCCGCATccaggagaaggaggaggagttcGAGAACACCCGCAAGAACCACCAGCGTGCCCTCGACTCCATGCAGGCTTCCCTCGAAGCCGAGGCCAAGGGCAAGGCTGAGGCCCTGCGCATGAAGAAGAAGCTGGAGGCTGACATCAACGAGCTTGAGATTGCTCTGGATCACGCCAACAAG GCTAACGCCGAGGCCCAGAAGAACATCAAGCGTtaccagcagcagctgaaGGACATCCAGACTGCCCTCGAGGAGGAGCAGCGCGCCCGCGACGATGCCCGCGAACAGCTGGGTATCTCCGAGCGTCGTGCCAACGCCCTCCAGAACGAACTGGAAGAGTCTCGCACTCTGCTGGAGCAGGCCGACCGTGGCCGTCGCCAGGCCGAGCAGGAGCTGGCCGATGCCCACGAGCAGCTGAACGAAGTGTCCGCCCAGAACGCCTCCATCTCCGCTGCCAAGAGGAAGCTGGAGTCCGAGCTGCAGACCCTGCACTCCGACCTGGACGAACTCCTGAACGAAGCCAAGAACTCCGAGGAGAAGGCCAAGAAGGCTATGGTCGATGCCGCCCGCCTGGCCGATGAGCTGCGCGCTGAGCAGGATCATGCCCAGACCCAGGAGAAATTGAGGAAGGCCCTCGAGCAGCAGATCAAGGAGCTGCAGGTCCGTCTGGACGAGGCTGAGGCCAACGCCCTCAAGGGAGGCAAGAAGGCCATTCAGAAGCTTGAGCAGCGCGTCCGCGAGCTCGAGAACGAGCTGGATGGTGAGCAGAGGAGGCACGCCGATGCCCAGAAGAACCTGCGCAAGTCTGAGCGTCGCGTCAAGGAGCTGAGCTTCCAGTCCGAGGAGGACCGCAAGAACCACGAGCGCATGCAGGATCTGGTCGACAAGCTGCAACAGAAGATCAAGACATACAAGAGGCAGATCGAGGAGGCCGAGGAAATCGCCGCCCTCAACTTGGCCAAATTCCGCAAGGCTCAGCAGGAGCTTGAGGAGGCCGAGGAGCGTGCCGATCTGGCCGAGCAGGCCATCAGCAAATTCCGCGCCAAGGGACGTGCCGGTTCTGTCGGTCGTGGTGCCAGCCCAGCG CCCCGTGCGACGTCCGTTAGGCCACAATTCGACGGATTGGCCTTCCCACCAAGATTCGACCTTGCTCCTGAAAACGAATTCTAA